The sequence below is a genomic window from Lytechinus variegatus isolate NC3 chromosome 3, Lvar_3.0, whole genome shotgun sequence.
AAGGATATCTGCGGAACATAAAAACGTCCTTTCTGAAATTTGTGTTTTATGAGATCCTCCAATGAAGGTaacttttgacaaaattacAACGAAGTTATAAAATCCTTgtaattgcattattttttttgttgacttCAGTTTAgtgttaaaaaatgaaattttgaatcatCATTCGACAGGTTacatgaattaatttttttttacatgttccATTTCCCACTTTGAATGGTTCGACCCAACATTtgaaatgttggattcagctgaATGCAAGGTTGGCTATAACATTTAGAAAAGATTGTccctcctccaacctttcaaattttgttttaacatgTCATTCTTTAAAATCGTTATTTCGACACGTACAAAACAATAATTTGTACAATAAAAAAGTTAAACATTGcacaaaaatatacattaatgaccttctggaaaaaaatatgtaaaaacagCATTAATATACATCGTTATCATAGTATTACGTTAAGGATTTGTCATCACGGTTAtgtttagatttagatttatttatttccgtccAACAAAAGAGACAAAATATAATCGAAGTAACAGtacatattcaaaataatacaaacagTTCAATGCCatttgataacaaaataattttgaagataAATTCATTGAAGAGGGActattttgttgtttatattgaaacatattatatgtaaatattgttaaattGTCATATTCTGCCAAATAAAGTTATCCTTCAAAATATGACCTTTGCTAACGTTTCCGTACTTTTTCCTTGTCTTGTCgctatacatgtagctatattGTATATAAGCCTCACAGTAATGTAATAATATATTACTGAACTTTTGCAAAATGGAAAACCATGAAAAGTGACTAAAAACTGACCATTTGCGCGATTTGGGCTCCCTAGTCAAACTCGACTGTAAGTCCCGTAGGTCTAATCGattaaatactttttaaagaGATGTCAGAATAAAGCATCAATAGTTAAATCGAAATGCAAATAAATCGAAAGCGCAAGGAGAAGAAAATCAATCGTTTGAATTCGAAGATACGTTGAGTTGGGTTTGTGGTCTTGATATTTTCACATATGATCTATGCTTCTTCAAAATGGCGACAACAGCTTTGTGGTGTATACTTGGAATTCTCTTCTTCGTCCTGTTCGATAAATCAGCTGAACAGgtaaatatttcaaatactacttttatcaatttattaCCATTCATGTATGTTCAACATTGAACTTACTTTACTTTCTCTCCTCCCATCTCCTTTACTCTGTTCCTGTTTCTCTTTTCATCTGCACATCGTAATGATTAAGTCTTGAGTGTGTAGTGcacgaaaatgaaaaaaggaaagaataagAAAGGAACAAAGAGGAGATAGAAAATAGAGAGAACAGTAATGTCAGACACTACTTCCCATTAAGTCAACTTGAAATTTGTGGCTTTTATTTAAGCTTGACTTTCCATCTTACTTGTTCATCTCATTTCTTCGTTCATGTTCGCCGCTCTTTCTCTTCAATTAGTGCGTTGGACCCGAGGGTCTCCCAGGACCAGAAGGAGATGAAGGATCGCAGGGATCAGGAACAAATGATAACTGGTATGACGTCATGAATGCTAACCGGAACTGGAGACAGTGCACATTCACTTCAGCAAGTGGAAGTGATAGTGGAACCATCTATGTAAGTAATCAGATATACCGGTATTGGAAGACAATTATCTTATTTGCAGAATTACTTGACTGCAGTAATGCAATGAGTTGATGGTCTCTCAATAGGCGATACTATATGAAAAAGCGACGCAGACCTTAATGCTGAAAAAAGGCTTACGCTATAGTACAGTATATAGGCATCCTTATTTCAACATACCAGGCACAATTAGTGTCTACATTGACTATCCATTATACCATTATAGTGTTTTTAATATTGGTATAAATTTCAAGGGTCATGGTGGGTTATGTCTGCATCTTAAATCTATTAGGCCATCTGTGAAGGATCCTGAGAAAGATGTAATCAAAACGCGAAGGGGACTAAAAACCGGTTGCCCCTGTCAACATAATTTGGGGCAAATCGTACTTTACCACCCCCAAAAAATGGACAggacagaagaagaagaagaagggggaggaggaggagggaagAGGAGGAGTGCCACCGGTGTATGGGGAAATTGAGTCATTTAACTCTCTGATACGCCTACCATTCGATTAAGAAAAAAGACGTCACGATATAACGGGTCtccttgcacccccccccctccgtcccCTATATATCAAAATCTCTTGGGGTCGATTTACGGGAAAATATTAGGTTCTGATTCTCTTTCATTAATGACAAACGCAAATAGAATAGAGAAAACAGTATTTTCTTTCActtcatatattattttgatatgttcTTTCTAAAGACATGTGGTTTCACCAAGAACTCGGCAACCTCTGCTCTCTACGTTGCGTTCAGTGGAACGACGAGGCTCTACGGATGTCATGGATGCTGCTGTCGGTGGTATTTGACGTTTAACGGAGCTGAATGTAGTTCACCTCAAGTCATTGACGGGACCGTTTACATGGCTCATTACAGCGGTGCTGATCTTCATCGACATCGTACGATATCGGGTAGgaggatttttaaaaagactAGATATTCTGAATGTTGTATAGGAAATGCTCTTCTAgtttccaaaataaaaaaaaggctcCGTGAATATACACCTCGGCATTGCAATTGACAGGCGATGAATGACCGAtgatcaaccccccccccaaaaaaaaaaaatgacatcgaCAACAATGACGACAGAATCAGGGACCGCAGAAGAGCATTTTTTCCATGATCAGCTCGCacttttttgcatggtcagcaccccccccccccctctttcacTCTGAAAACCGTTCTGCCGTCCCTGAGAATGTCATGTTTATTCCGAAGAGGATGACTATTACGATAATGGCATCGTTTATAGCGATTAGTTATAATGGTTAGAGTTTATTGTAATCAGTTTcatttttcagtatatttcagTTCAAATATGATCATAGTTACAAAATGCCTCGCAAAATGCTCATAGAATGGGTGATAATGTTGctatcttcttcttcctcttaggAATCTGTGAAAACATAGCTGCAGGTTCAATAACAGTCGGTCTCAATGTTGGTGCTTGCAGTGGGTATGGATACTTTGACTGTTACACAGGATGGAATGCCGTTTCAAGGATAATCATAGAGGAATTACCAGCATCTCCATATTCCTAAATTACAACCTGGATCAACTTTAcgacaataatgaaaaaggaCGTAATTTCCGCTCTTGTAAACCAATTTTAAGCAGGAAACAATGGAGCAATTATTTTGAGAGGGAATGACTTTTTGATTTGTCCATTATTTGAAGATAATATGCGAGAAAGCGAAAGAGACCGAATGAAGAAATCAATGATTTGTAATAGttaattttgtaatttatttttttttgtctaaatcAAAACAcgttaaaagaaaatatatgaaagttAAGAGgtcagaaagaaagatagaatgATTTGACAAACATAAACAGCCTAAGCTATTTTTCATGGGGTGGGGGTACACGCCAGTATATAGTTCCATGAGATTTAGGaatctggggtggtattctgaggtcattttatctttaaaatattttattttatctcttaaaatgaaattggtattctgagatgacattttatctctcagataaaatttacaattttatcttgcgtataaattttatcttgcgtaactTTTAATGATACGCAACAAAACAGTGCCTGCGTAGACAAAGGCATCGCGTATCTGGGtattgcaacgcagatgatgtgcttgcgcccaagatagtttgaagaaaaaaataaaatagacttaaaagagggtaggggctattttatctccgcgacgttgatttcaccaaggtgaattaaccccaaatcttgacatgaaaatgaagaaaaattatatatttattaagaataacaccttaacgttattcctgtacaataagaaagtatttcataagacttgtctttactaatattgtctttgaaatgatgcttgaaaagatgcgatacagacctcgaaaaaagatgagagcattgtcctttttgttaaaaagaaatctctgtaaagacgcgcgagcgtatagtgcaagcgtatttgaagtcaaaaATTAACGCAATCTCactcctttgccacacctccttgtggaatggatttccattggttgacTGACACGaaagagctataaaagcgcttTTTtactaattggatattgattaaaaagtaggtgtgtctttacagagataaaatgaagataaaatggttctcagaataccaatttggagATATTTTAAGGGCATTTTAtatcactgattttaacggagataaaatattttattttatctgagataaaatggatctcagaataccaccccaggggcggtattctgaggtcattttatctttaaaatattttattttatctcttaaaatgtaattggtattctgagatgacattttatctctgagataaaatttacaattttatcttgcgtacaAATTTCATCTTGCGTAACTatagatgatacgcaacagaacagtgcctgcgtagacatacccatcgcgtatctgggtaTTGCAACGCGGATGATATGCTTGCGCCcaagttactttgaagaaaaaaataaaataaacttaaaagagggtaggggctattttatctccgcgacgttgatttcaccgatatttctaggtgaattaaccccacatgttgacatgaaaatgaagaaaaattatatatttattgagaataacaccttaacgttattTCTGTACAAtcagaaattatttcataagacttgtcttgactaatattgtctttgaaatgatgcttgaaaagatgcgatagagacttcgaaaaaagatgagagtattgtcctttttgttaaaagaaatctctgtaagcgtatagtgcaagcgtatttgaagtaaaaaaattgaCGCAATCTAGCCCCTTTGCCACAACTCCTGGCAGAATGGATTTCAATTGGTTGAGTGACacgagagagctataaaagcgcgtttctaattggatattgattaaaaagtaggtgtgtcttacagagataaaatgaagataaaattgttctcattttaagggtatttcaTCTCAcggattttaacggagataaaatattttattttatccgaGATAatatggatctcagaataccaccccatgacattaaaaaatgttcatatACGCACAACCTATCATTGTTTCAAGAAATAGTGTGAAATCTAAAAATgttgtaaattatatttttcagcAGATTTCAATGGGGGCTTTTCTGTCAATTTGCTTGTTCATATCTTATTCCACAAACTtggttgtatatttttaacaatcaatTAATGTGTATTAATTCAGCTCAACTTGAGTTCGACTTCCCCTCTACAAATGAGATTGCTGATTATAGTACAGAAAAGATACCGAGTGTGAGATGGAGTAATTTCCAGTGTTTACTAAGAAAAACCATATAAATCAAATAGGTGTGATAAGGCTTACCTATATACGTTACGTCCATGCATTGTGAAACCATACACTATTAAAAAGGTTGGGCAAAACAGGCAAAAATTTTAACCATCACcaggcaacatactgtccacccaa
It includes:
- the LOC121410799 gene encoding collagen triple helix repeat-containing protein 1-like; translation: MATTALWCILGILFFVLFDKSAEQCVGPEGLPGPEGDEGSQGSGTNDNWYDVMNANRNWRQCTFTSASGSDSGTIYTCGFTKNSATSALYVAFSGTTRLYGCHGCCCRWYLTFNGAECSSPQVIDGTVYMAHYSGADLHRHRTISGICENIAAGSITVGLNVGACSGYGYFDCYTGWNAVSRIIIEELPASPYS